TGCACGATGGAGTCCTTCTACGCGGATGCGGCTGCCGGCGCGGAACAGGCGGGGCGCCTGGGCGACGTGAGCACTACGGGCTCGCGTCGAGGGTCAACGCCCCGCCCGACGAGCTCGGCGCGCCCGCGAGTCCGCACCGTCGATGGTTCCGGCCATCCTGGTGACGGGCCTGCCCCCATTGTCGGGGCCGTCGATGCTCCGCTGTTCGCGGCCACCGGTCACGATCCCGGTCCGCTCGCTCACGCTCTCGTGGAGTTCGTGCTCGCGTTCGGTCATTCCGGCGCGTACGTCCGCACCGAACGAACCGACCGCTCCGGCCAGTTCCCGTACCGCGTCACCGAGTTGATCGGCCACACCGACCGGCGTGGCCTTGCGCGCGGTCTGGCCGACCTTGCGACTCAGCGCGACGCCCGCGGCGACACCGGCACCGAACAACAACAGACGACTCACTTGCGCCCCCTTTTGCGCCTGCGGGAGTGCCTGCCCACGGGCTCCTCGCCGCGCTCGCGACGGGCGCGCAGGGCCTTGCGCACGCCGTAGGTGAAAGCGGCCGATTTCACCAGCGGGCTTCCCAGTGTAGCGGTGAACAGCGAGGACAGTGCGGACACGTTGCTGGAGACCGACTGGGCGTTGGCCGTGATGCCGTCGACGCGGTCCAGTTGGGTGTTCACATGGTCCAGAGTCGTGTTCGCGCCGGTGAACAACGGATCGGAATTCTCCTGCGCCTTGCGGATCGCGTTGGTCGTCTCGTCCAACGTGCGGCCGAGCTTGACCAACGGGATCGCCAGCAGCACGACCAGCAGCACGAAAGCGCCTGCTGCGATCAGCGCGGCGATCTCGGTGGGCGTCACGTGTCCTCCCGGGTTCCAGCTGACTCGTGCGGCCGCCCCGCCGAAAAGCTCGGCACGGCGGCTGTGATCGCGGTCAGGCTATCGCGCCCGTCGGTCCGACACGCGCACGGCATTCCGCGCACGTCGTTTTCGACGGCTCACGGCGGAACTCCACCAGTACCCGGTTCCGCCCCGTGCGCGGTCGTGTCCCCGAAGCGTCCCAGGGCACCCCGAACGAAGGGGTGCCGGAACGGCTCCGTCGGCGCGGTTCCCGCATCCCCGGGACGCGCCCCCTCGATCCGCGGAGAGCCCCACTGCCAGGTGGTAGGCGCAGAGTCGGCTACCACCACACGATAGATTGCATTGTCGTCCACACTTCCGGCGGCGACGGAACATCAAGGGGGGAACGCTCCGAATGGGCGGAGGGGCCGGCTCGGCCGGATTACCGAGAAAACTCACCAACCTCGGCACGCTGTCGGTCGTGTTGGTGTTCGCCTTCCTGCTGAGCACCACCACCGGGGTCAGCTCGGGAATGCGGGCCGCCACCGAACGCGACGTGCTGCGTGCCGACGGCGCGGACCGCATCCTGGTCTCCTCGCTGCCGAGCATGACCACCAGGGGCAATCTCAACGCCCGGAAGCTGAACCTGATCGAGGCCGTCGCCGGGGTCAAGCAGGTCGTCCCCGACTACCCCTCCTCGCTGCGGGCTCCGAAGGGGGACAGCGCGCTGCCGGAGTTCTCGCTGGCGGTGCACTCCTGGGGCAGTTACGTCCCGCCACCGCTGACCGAAGGAACCGTGCAGGAGCCCCTGCCTCCGGACGCGATAGTGGTTCCCGCTCGTTCTCAGGGGACCGACTTCACCCGCTACCTCGGCCGCACGATCCGGCTGAGCTACACCGTCGCCTCTCCCGAGCCGCAGGAGCCGCCGCGCGACGAGGGCTCCGACGAGAAGAGCGCGGCCGAGCAGGAGGCCGCCGATCAGAAGGCCGCCGATCAGAAGGCCGCCGATCAGGAGGGCGACGCCCGCGAAGAGGACGCTCAGGAGGAGAGCGCTCAGGGGGAGAAGGAACCGGCAACGGGAGCTCCCGAGGAAACGGCTCCGAGCTCCCCACCCAGCTTCAGCGAGACCATCGAACTCCGCGTCGCCGCGACCTACGATCCCCGCTGGCACGCGGACGGGTCCGACACGGCCTACGTCGCTCCGCGCACGGCCGCGATGCTGGCCGCCGCCGAATCGGGACGAACGCCGGAGGCGCTGCACGGCGGACCAGGTGCCGGGCGACTCGGCATCCTGGTCGACGAGGCGAGCGACGTGAACTCCGTCGGAGCGCGACTGCGGGAAATGGGCGTCGGGGCCTTCCCCGCGTTCGAGCGGGAGAAGAACCTGATCAGGACGGTCGAGCTCTGGCGCTACGTGGCCCTGTCCGGGGTTTTGATCAGCGCGGCCCTGCTCGGTGCTTCCGTGGTGCGGCGACCCACCCGCGGTGAGCGAGCCGGGCCCGGCTCGCTCGGCCGGGCGGCGGGCATCGGACTGGTTGCCGGGGTACTGGCCACCGGCCTGGGAGTGCTGGCCGCCCTGGCACTGCGCGCCCCGATGGAGGAGTTCCTGGGACTGCGGATCCAGTGGTTCACGCTGGTACCAGGAGGTGCGCGGATCACGATGTCCGTACTCGCGCCCGCCCTTGCCGCGGTCGCGGGAGCCGCGATCGGCTCAATGCGCAAGCCCCGGACCGGGTGATTTCCGAGCGGCCGGTGGCCGGTGCTCTCAGAGTCGTCCCGCCTTCAACGCCGCGAGGAAGGACGAGAAGGCGGACCTGTCGAAGGCGAGCACCGCGCCCCGCGGCTCCTTGGAGTCGCGCACCCCGACCCGGTCGGTCGTGACCGCGATCTCGACGCACTGACCGCCACTCGAACTGCTGCGGCTCGCTCTACGCCAGACAGCCCGCGAAAAGTCGGTGACAGCCATCGACTCCTCTTCCTCTCCTCCGTCAGTCGAACGTCGAGGCCACTCTATCGACCAGTTCGCGTGATTCTTCCGGTGGCAGCGCTGCCGAGTTCAACCTCTCGAAAACGACGCTGTAGCGGGTGTACTCCTCCGGTTCCCACAGGTAGGTCGCTCCGAGCACGTCCTCCAGATACACGGTTGCCAGTCCCTGCTCCGCCAGGTGCAGCAAAGTGAACGACGAAGCAACCGTCACCCGGTTCGGCGCCTCGAAGGGCAGCACCC
This genomic stretch from Actinopolyspora halophila DSM 43834 harbors:
- a CDS encoding DUF948 domain-containing protein, which produces MTPTEIAALIAAGAFVLLVVLLAIPLVKLGRTLDETTNAIRKAQENSDPLFTGANTTLDHVNTQLDRVDGITANAQSVSSNVSALSSLFTATLGSPLVKSAAFTYGVRKALRARRERGEEPVGRHSRRRKRGRK
- a CDS encoding DUF397 domain-containing protein, encoding MAVTDFSRAVWRRASRSSSSGGQCVEIAVTTDRVGVRDSKEPRGAVLAFDRSAFSSFLAALKAGRL